In Jejubacter calystegiae, the following are encoded in one genomic region:
- a CDS encoding nucleobase:cation symporter-2 family protein: MKESTLNPTKSLISPGPVDEILPPGQMILYGLQHVLVMYAGAVAVPLVVGTAVGLSAEQVIMLISTDLFICGAATIIQALGIGKWIGCRLPVVQGCTFAALVPMVLIGKEYGIGGISGAVIVAGIFTLLCAPWICRMVHLFPKVVMGAIVTLIGLSILPVAGGWIGGGSSDMESFGNMTSLIMAFITLVIILNIYTFASGLIKNIAVLIGLIIGTILWGFFNPLDFQVVSQTSWLNFPRLMRFATPEFHLLPIVLLSMVMVVVMVETMSSMMATGEIVGRKADQAMLRRGLTACGLATTIGGMFNLFPYSAFAQNVGLIGLTGVRSRFVVAVSGCILILMGMFAKMAALVVMIPKPILGGAGVVMFGMVAVSGIRTLGKVNYRNNNNGMVVALTLGLGLMPVLVPGLFSQLPEMAQLFLHSGITIGTVTAIVANLVLNGADRTARHATENIAPDPAPEPTAARKVAVRTVRMWLLLRKVQQEHEREEG, translated from the coding sequence ATGAAAGAATCCACCCTGAACCCTACGAAATCCCTGATATCACCAGGCCCGGTTGATGAAATTCTGCCTCCGGGCCAGATGATTCTTTATGGGCTGCAACATGTGCTGGTGATGTACGCTGGCGCCGTCGCAGTCCCCCTGGTTGTCGGCACCGCCGTGGGGCTATCCGCCGAACAGGTGATCATGCTGATCAGCACCGATCTATTTATCTGCGGCGCAGCCACCATTATTCAGGCGCTGGGGATCGGAAAGTGGATAGGTTGCCGCCTGCCGGTAGTGCAAGGCTGTACCTTCGCGGCACTGGTGCCCATGGTGCTCATCGGTAAGGAGTACGGTATCGGCGGCATTTCAGGTGCGGTGATCGTCGCTGGCATTTTCACGCTACTCTGCGCCCCCTGGATCTGCCGAATGGTACATCTGTTTCCCAAAGTCGTCATGGGGGCCATCGTCACGCTTATCGGACTGTCGATTTTGCCCGTCGCTGGCGGCTGGATTGGCGGCGGCAGCAGCGATATGGAAAGTTTCGGCAATATGACATCGCTGATTATGGCCTTTATTACTCTGGTGATTATCCTCAATATCTACACCTTCGCATCAGGTCTGATTAAAAATATCGCCGTGCTGATCGGCCTGATTATCGGCACTATCCTGTGGGGCTTTTTTAATCCTCTCGATTTCCAGGTGGTTTCTCAAACGTCCTGGCTTAACTTTCCGCGCCTGATGCGCTTTGCAACCCCTGAATTTCATCTGCTGCCTATCGTGCTGCTCTCAATGGTGATGGTGGTAGTGATGGTGGAAACCATGTCCTCTATGATGGCGACCGGAGAAATCGTCGGCAGGAAAGCCGACCAGGCGATGCTGCGTCGGGGGCTGACCGCCTGCGGGCTGGCAACCACCATTGGCGGCATGTTTAATCTTTTTCCCTACTCCGCCTTTGCCCAGAACGTCGGACTTATCGGTCTGACTGGCGTGCGTAGCCGATTTGTGGTGGCAGTATCGGGCTGCATTCTCATTTTGATGGGAATGTTCGCCAAAATGGCCGCGCTGGTGGTGATGATTCCGAAACCAATACTCGGCGGCGCGGGCGTGGTGATGTTCGGTATGGTGGCAGTATCCGGCATCCGCACCCTGGGTAAAGTAAACTATCGCAACAATAACAACGGAATGGTGGTTGCCCTGACGCTCGGACTGGGCCTGATGCCGGTACTGGTACCCGGACTGTTCAGCCAACTGCCGGAAATGGCACAGCTGTTTCTGCACAGCGGTATTACCATCGGCACCGTCACCGCCATTGTAGCGAACCTGGTGCTTAACGGCGCCGACCGTACTGCCCGCCACGCGACGGAAAACATTGCCCCGGATCCTGCTCCCGAGCCGACGGCGGCACGGAAGGTGGCGGTAAGAACGGTACGCATGTGGCTGCTGTTGCGTAAAGTGCAGCAGGAGCATGAGCGCGAGGAGGGATGA